AGAAAAGGAACATATTTCTATGGAACGAGAAAATTCTGATGGAACTAAAACTCCTTTAACCATGCCAAATCATTTAAAAATAAAAGCTTTTACATTAAGAACAATTTGTACTCAAGCAGGAATTCCAAGGGATGAATTTCTTAATGCTTATGAAAGAACTTAATACCAGTAGGTGGTCAAGTAATTGTTTCCCTTACTGATTATCGATTACCAAAGTTTTACTTTAGATGATAAAAGTGTTATCAGGCATCTGGATTACCAATAAAGCGGGTATGGATTTTTAGTCAATTTTGGCTAATTCCTCTAAAATATAAAATGAGAAATCATTATCAAGCCAAAACTTTATTGACAAAAAG
Above is a genomic segment from bacterium containing:
- a CDS encoding type II toxin-antitoxin system HicA family toxin, encoding MMKFPIDAPKRRVIKTFELLGFQLVREKEHISMERENSDGTKTPLTMPNHLKIKAFTLRTICTQAGIPRDEFLNAYERT